From a single Planococcus shenhongbingii genomic region:
- a CDS encoding long-chain fatty acid--CoA ligase, protein MMNAPLLLSSFVKRAEQYFPEKLIISHTGETIHRIPYKEFAKRTRQLASALEKIGMDRGTKVGSFAWNHHRHLELYFGVPGAGAILHMINIRLSPEHIIYVINHAEDEILLVDHDLFPLIEKIAPQLKTVKHFIVMKDGMDLPETSLENVHSYEELINAEDGNYEFPQDLDENTPAGMCYTSATTGNPKGVVYSHRGLVLHSFALGMNDSMGLSERDVAMSIVPMFHANAWGLPFAAVLFGTTQVLPGPGFAPGMLLDLIEQEKVTLTAGVPTIWLGILKELEANPRNLESLRMIICGGSASPKGLIRAFEGKYNVPFVTGYGMTETSPLVSLAITTSAMADLSLEERIDRRSMAGLPMPGLEVRIVNEQGEAPWDGKTMGELNVKGPWIADEYYKDERTADAFRDGWLYTGDIAVIEPDGFIKLTDRTKDLIKSGGEWISSVDLENALMTHEAVFEAAVVAIPHEKWLERPLACVVLKEGYEESERTKADLLAYLEKQFAKWWVPDDVVFLKEVPKTSVGKFLKAALRKELDHHYQQQRSFD, encoded by the coding sequence ATGATGAATGCCCCGCTTCTGTTATCTTCTTTTGTAAAACGTGCTGAGCAGTATTTCCCTGAAAAACTGATTATTTCGCATACAGGCGAGACGATTCACCGCATTCCATACAAGGAATTTGCCAAACGTACGCGCCAACTGGCAAGTGCATTGGAAAAAATCGGCATGGATCGCGGAACCAAAGTCGGCAGTTTTGCATGGAACCACCACCGGCATCTGGAACTGTATTTTGGCGTGCCGGGTGCAGGGGCGATTTTGCATATGATCAATATCCGCTTGTCTCCTGAACATATCATTTATGTCATCAACCATGCAGAAGATGAAATTTTGCTGGTGGACCATGATTTGTTTCCTCTGATTGAAAAAATTGCACCGCAGCTGAAAACTGTCAAACATTTTATTGTCATGAAAGACGGCATGGATCTTCCGGAAACTTCCTTGGAAAACGTCCATTCGTATGAAGAACTAATCAACGCAGAAGACGGCAATTATGAATTCCCGCAAGATTTGGATGAGAACACACCGGCAGGCATGTGTTATACATCGGCGACTACAGGCAATCCAAAAGGCGTTGTTTATTCGCATCGCGGACTCGTGCTTCACAGTTTTGCACTCGGAATGAATGATTCGATGGGGCTGTCTGAACGCGATGTTGCGATGTCGATTGTTCCGATGTTCCACGCCAATGCATGGGGCTTGCCGTTTGCGGCGGTATTGTTCGGAACGACTCAAGTATTGCCAGGTCCGGGATTTGCGCCGGGCATGCTGCTGGATTTGATTGAACAGGAAAAGGTCACACTGACAGCTGGAGTGCCGACCATCTGGCTTGGCATCTTAAAAGAACTGGAAGCGAATCCGCGCAATTTAGAATCGCTGCGGATGATTATCTGCGGCGGTTCCGCATCACCAAAAGGGTTGATTCGGGCGTTTGAAGGAAAATACAATGTGCCGTTTGTCACCGGCTACGGCATGACCGAAACATCGCCGCTCGTCAGCCTGGCAATTACGACTTCAGCGATGGCCGATTTGTCATTGGAAGAGCGCATCGATCGCCGTTCAATGGCTGGCCTTCCGATGCCAGGCCTTGAAGTGCGGATCGTCAATGAACAAGGCGAGGCGCCGTGGGATGGCAAAACGATGGGCGAACTCAATGTCAAAGGCCCATGGATTGCCGACGAATATTACAAAGATGAGCGTACGGCAGATGCTTTTCGGGATGGCTGGTTGTACACAGGCGACATTGCGGTCATTGAACCGGATGGCTTCATCAAACTGACTGACCGCACAAAAGACTTGATCAAGAGCGGCGGCGAGTGGATTTCTTCTGTCGATCTGGAAAATGCGTTGATGACACATGAAGCGGTATTTGAAGCCGCAGTAGTGGCGATTCCGCATGAAAAATGGCTGGAGCGCCCGCTCGCTTGTGTGGTTTTAAAAGAAGGCTACGAAGAAAGCGAACGAACGAAAGCGGATCTTTTAGCTTATCTTGAAAAGCAATTTGCCAAATGGTGGGTGCCGGATGATGTGGTGTTTTTGAAAGAAGTGCCGAAAACATCTGTCGGAAAATTCCTGAAAGCCGCGTTGCGTAAAGAACTGGATCACCATTACCAGCAGCAGAGAAGTTTTGATTGA
- the trpD gene encoding anthranilate phosphoribosyltransferase: MRKAENLTEQSMLEKSLDILSGTVEQESIKQFLIELHEKGETADELVGMVKAMREKAVALPKVNGELVDVCGTGGDRSYSFNISTLTAFVLAGCGMTVAKHGNRSVSSKTGSSDVLEELGISTKAEVERIPEMLEGTGIAFLFAPAIHPALGALREVRKGIGTPTIFNLVGPLANPLPITVQMTGVYRRDMMEPMAEALMRLGRTRGAIVHGAGGLDELSLAGVNELIVFDEHGKRNMTIHPNEAGLEMAPIEAIRGGEPKRNAEIFLEVLAGKESPYLDTVALNAGTVLYVSGRAESIAEGVQQARKSIVSGETAKVFELHRLASGVLV, encoded by the coding sequence ATGAGAAAAGCTGAGAATTTAACAGAGCAGAGCATGTTGGAAAAATCATTGGACATATTGAGTGGAACAGTAGAGCAGGAGAGCATCAAGCAATTTCTGATTGAACTTCATGAAAAAGGTGAAACAGCCGATGAGCTGGTAGGCATGGTCAAAGCGATGCGGGAAAAAGCTGTGGCTCTTCCGAAAGTAAACGGCGAGCTGGTTGATGTGTGCGGAACTGGCGGCGACCGTTCGTACAGCTTCAACATCAGCACCTTAACCGCGTTTGTCTTGGCAGGGTGTGGAATGACGGTAGCTAAACATGGCAATCGCAGTGTTTCAAGCAAAACCGGAAGTTCCGATGTACTGGAAGAGCTCGGTATTTCCACCAAAGCAGAAGTAGAACGGATACCGGAAATGCTTGAAGGTACAGGAATTGCATTTTTGTTTGCGCCAGCCATTCATCCGGCGCTTGGCGCTCTGCGTGAAGTACGCAAAGGCATCGGTACACCGACGATTTTTAATTTGGTTGGACCTTTAGCAAATCCTCTTCCAATAACCGTCCAAATGACCGGCGTTTACCGTCGCGACATGATGGAGCCGATGGCCGAAGCGTTGATGCGCCTTGGCAGAACGCGCGGAGCCATCGTCCATGGAGCTGGCGGGTTGGACGAATTATCCTTGGCTGGTGTGAACGAATTGATCGTCTTTGATGAACATGGCAAACGCAATATGACAATTCATCCAAATGAAGCTGGGCTTGAGATGGCGCCGATTGAAGCTATTCGCGGAGGAGAACCGAAACGCAATGCAGAAATTTTCCTGGAAGTGCTTGCTGGGAAAGAAAGCCCATATTTGGATACAGTGGCACTTAATGCAGGAACAGTGCTTTATGTCAGCGGCCGGGCAGAGTCCATCGCTGAAGGCGTGCAACAGGCACGCAAATCAATCGTGTCAGGAGAAACGGCAAAAGTATTTGAACTTCATCGTTTGGCATCGGGGGTGCTGGTGTGA
- the trpC gene encoding indole-3-glycerol phosphate synthase TrpC: MTILNKIIETKRMEIKSYTQVEPSGENFPKKEKLAERLRKKNGVISEIKRASPSKGDIQTEVDIVAQARKYEVSGAAAISVLTDETYFKGSIDDLQEVAKNVAIPVLCKDFMISEIQIDRAKNAGATIILLIVAALEKDELRRLFDYAAGLGLEVLVEVHDEQELERALELDAELIGVNNRDLKTFEVSLERTAELAKSFPFDGKRVLISESGLHSKEDAAFVFGCGASGILVGEALMRSENPGVWIQEATVREAIK; this comes from the coding sequence GTGACGATTCTAAATAAAATCATTGAAACCAAACGAATGGAAATTAAAAGTTACACGCAAGTGGAACCGAGCGGCGAAAATTTTCCGAAAAAAGAAAAGTTAGCCGAGCGCTTACGAAAGAAAAACGGCGTCATTTCTGAAATCAAACGGGCTTCGCCGTCAAAAGGCGATATCCAGACAGAAGTGGATATTGTCGCGCAAGCCCGGAAATATGAAGTGTCCGGGGCAGCAGCCATTTCCGTTTTGACCGATGAAACTTACTTTAAAGGATCAATCGACGATTTGCAGGAAGTGGCGAAAAACGTAGCGATTCCTGTTTTGTGCAAAGATTTCATGATCAGTGAAATCCAGATTGACCGAGCTAAAAATGCCGGCGCTACCATCATTTTGCTGATTGTTGCAGCGCTTGAAAAAGACGAATTGCGCCGGTTGTTTGATTATGCTGCAGGCCTCGGACTTGAAGTGCTGGTAGAAGTGCACGACGAACAGGAGCTTGAACGCGCATTGGAGCTCGATGCAGAATTGATCGGCGTCAATAACCGTGATTTAAAGACATTCGAAGTATCATTAGAACGTACGGCGGAACTGGCTAAAAGCTTTCCGTTTGATGGCAAGCGGGTGCTGATCAGCGAAAGCGGGCTGCACTCTAAAGAAGATGCAGCATTTGTTTTTGGCTGCGGCGCTTCCGGAATATTGGTCGGAGAAGCATTGATGCGTTCTGAAAATCCGGGCGTTTGGATACAGGAAGCGACAGTTAGGGAGGCAATCAAATGA
- the trpB gene encoding tryptophan synthase subunit beta, with the protein MTKVKICGLMEEQHVEAAKQADAIGFVFAPSKRQVNIEQAAELAKHVPASTEKIGVFVNAPLETIQETVRKVPLTMVQLHGDEPDELVRAIGVPVIQAFSIRSKEDVEKLKGSKADFILVDAPGTDYRGGSGHVFDWTLLQGAQIDPSRLIVAGGLNPENVQAAIGQTTPYMVDVSSGVETEGRKDAVKIQRFIQRAKGDLMQRTVENTGFFGKYGGQFVPETLMKAVKELEEAYAKAKQDPEFIKEYQHYLSEYVGREQPLTFAKRLTEAWGGPKVYLKREDLNHTGAHKINNAIGQALLAMRMGKRKIVAETGAGQHGVATATVCALFDLECVIFMGEEDIKRQQLNVFRMKLLGARVESVTKGSSTLKDAVNEALRYWVTNVEDTHYLIGSALGPHPFPTMVRDFQSVIGEETKRQILAHEGRLPDTILACIGGGSNAIGMFYPFIKDEAVRLIGVEASGEGLHTEKHAATMAKGKEGVLHGAFMKLLQDEAGQVLEAHSISAGLDYPGVGPEHAHLADIGRVEYVSITDAEALEAVVAFSRLEGIIPALESAHAIAQAEKTAKEMKADELLVICVSGRGDKDMATYAERLEGLS; encoded by the coding sequence ATGACGAAAGTGAAAATCTGTGGACTCATGGAAGAACAACATGTCGAGGCGGCAAAACAAGCCGACGCGATTGGATTCGTTTTTGCACCGAGCAAGCGGCAAGTGAACATTGAACAGGCTGCAGAATTGGCAAAGCATGTGCCGGCAAGCACTGAAAAAATAGGAGTTTTCGTTAATGCTCCGCTTGAAACCATACAGGAAACAGTCCGAAAAGTGCCGCTGACGATGGTTCAATTGCACGGCGATGAGCCGGATGAATTGGTTCGGGCAATTGGAGTGCCGGTCATTCAGGCATTCTCAATCCGCAGCAAAGAAGATGTGGAAAAGCTGAAGGGTTCAAAAGCAGATTTTATTTTAGTGGATGCGCCTGGTACGGATTATCGGGGCGGCAGCGGCCATGTGTTTGACTGGACCTTATTGCAAGGAGCACAGATTGATCCGTCTCGGCTCATTGTGGCAGGAGGCTTGAACCCAGAAAATGTCCAGGCAGCTATTGGTCAAACCACCCCTTATATGGTGGACGTGTCAAGCGGTGTGGAAACAGAAGGCAGAAAAGATGCGGTTAAAATACAGCGATTTATTCAGCGGGCAAAGGGTGATTTGATGCAGCGGACAGTAGAAAATACCGGGTTTTTCGGCAAGTACGGCGGACAATTTGTCCCGGAAACTTTGATGAAAGCGGTCAAGGAATTGGAAGAGGCGTATGCAAAAGCCAAGCAAGATCCGGAATTCATAAAAGAATACCAGCATTATTTGTCTGAATATGTCGGCCGGGAACAGCCGCTGACATTTGCGAAACGCTTAACAGAAGCGTGGGGCGGTCCGAAAGTGTATTTGAAACGTGAAGACTTGAACCATACAGGTGCTCATAAGATCAACAACGCAATCGGGCAGGCATTGCTTGCCATGCGCATGGGCAAACGGAAAATTGTCGCAGAAACCGGAGCGGGCCAACACGGCGTAGCAACGGCTACTGTCTGTGCATTATTCGATTTAGAATGCGTCATTTTCATGGGAGAAGAAGACATCAAACGCCAACAATTGAATGTGTTCCGCATGAAACTGCTCGGTGCCCGAGTGGAAAGTGTCACAAAAGGCAGTTCCACTTTAAAAGATGCGGTCAATGAAGCGCTTCGCTACTGGGTGACCAATGTCGAAGACACGCATTACCTGATCGGTTCGGCGCTCGGCCCTCACCCTTTCCCGACGATGGTGCGTGATTTCCAAAGCGTCATCGGCGAAGAAACGAAGCGGCAGATTTTGGCGCATGAAGGGCGTTTGCCGGATACCATTCTTGCCTGCATCGGCGGCGGCAGCAATGCCATTGGCATGTTTTATCCGTTTATCAAAGATGAAGCGGTCCGCCTGATTGGTGTGGAAGCGTCAGGCGAAGGCCTGCACACGGAAAAACACGCGGCCACGATGGCAAAAGGAAAAGAAGGTGTGCTGCACGGAGCCTTTATGAAATTGCTGCAGGATGAAGCAGGGCAAGTACTGGAAGCCCATTCAATTTCAGCAGGATTGGATTATCCGGGGGTAGGGCCTGAACATGCTCATTTGGCAGACATCGGCCGAGTGGAATATGTATCCATTACGGATGCGGAAGCGCTGGAAGCGGTTGTCGCGTTTTCCCGTCTCGAAGGCATCATCCCGGCTCTTGAGTCGGCACACGCCATCGCCCAAGCTGAGAAAACCGCTAAAGAAATGAAAGCGGATGAACTGCTGGTTATCTGTGTTTCCGGACGCGGCGATAAAGACATGGCGACATATGCGGAAAGATTGGAGGGCTTGTCATGA